The genomic DNA CCACCGCACTTTTCTCCAATGTCGTCACTTGAAAATCTTCAAATTTGAGTTTCACACCAATTTTTCTTAATTGCGCCAAAGGCATCTCTGGGCAAGCACGTTGCACGCGCTTAACCAGTTGCGGATACAGGGTTGCCAACACGTCAACGCCTTCTTCCAACTGATGAATATTACTTAATAACGTGGTTTCCACACCCACAGACTTGCGCTCACGGTGCGGCTGAATTTCCCGCTCATCAATACCATGACTATACTGCCAAATGCGTTGCCCCATTTTGCCGAATAAATTTAACAACAGGTGACGCTCCGTTTTCTGTACATCGGCACAGCACACTAAACCCATTTGCAATAATTTTTCCGACGTCACTTTGCCAACACCGGGAATATTCTTTAAGGGCAAATTAGCGACAAAATTGCTCACCTCTTTTGGCTCAATCACAAATTGTCCGTTAGGTTTATTTTGATCAGACGCGATTTTGGCGAGGAATTTTAACGGCGCGATGCCGGCAGAAGCAGTAAGATGAAGTTCATTGAAAATCGCCCGACGAATTTCCTGCGCAATCCATGTGGCAGAACCTGCGCATTTATCACAATCGGTCACGTCTAAATAAGCCTCATCAAGCGAAAGCGGCTCAATAATAGAAGTATAACGTTGAAATATTTGATGAATTTGTTGGGAAACCGCACGATACAACGGCATATTAACCGGCAACAACACCAAATTCGGGCACAGTTTTAAGGCTTGCGCGGTTGACATCGCACTATGTAATCCAAATTTACGCGCAATGTAGTTACAGGTGGTTAAGACGCCCCGCTGTTCGGCACACCCACCGACCGCAACAGGTTTATCGGCCAACGCGGGGTTTTCACGAATTTCGATGGATGCATAAAAACAATCCATGTCGATGTGAATAATTTTTCTGGGTTTAGTATTTAAGGTATCAGACATAAAAAAGTGCGGTCAAAATTTCATGTATTTTTTTGACCGCACTTTAACACAAAAAGCTGTATAAAAAAACAGTATTTAATTAGCTACATTAATTTGTTGTCCATCCGCAAAAGTCACATTACGAGCCACAGAATACACCTGAATCGGCTCCTGCAAATGCGTAAATAACGTGCGATATTGCTCCGGAATTTGATTAAACGGAATGCGTAAATTCACGGTAATCTTTGCTTTAGGCGCCATAGGCTGCGCAAAATTCAGCGGCACATCTTGTGAATAAATCATTTGTTGATCGTATAAATAGGCTGCAATCCAATACAAGGATTTAATGGATTTATTACTTTTATTTTCAACGGAATATTTCACTAAAACATAAGCCTGATTGTCTTCATCCACCACTATATCACGCTCTTCAAAATGAATATCAACACTCTTTTTAAATTGGGACAAGGCAGCTTCTTGGGTGTTTTTCGTTTTTGTCGATTGTTGAACAGGCTGTGTCGTTTTAGCTTTAGGCTCAGCTGCGTTTACCGAACTTAGCGCAAGAAAAGAAGACAATACCAGTGAGGTGAATAAATTAAAATATTTCATCGTGATACCTTTACAATAATAACTTGGGGCAGAATTCTACTCTATCTCCCACGGGGAAGAAACGGAATTTTCATTTAACTTACATAAAACAAAAAGGATAGACCTAAGAACCTATCCTTTTTTATTAGTCACTAATTTTTAACTTTTCAAATATTTTTGCTCATCAGCCATACAAGCTGCTGCGGTAAATAATACATCGGTTGAAGAGTTAAGTGCGGTTTCAGTGGAGTCTTGCAAAATACCGATAATAAAACCAACCCCGATCATTTGCGCTGCCACATCATCGGAAACGTTGAATAGACTACAAGCCAGAGGAATTAGTAACAAAGAACCACCGGCAACACCGGACGCACCACACGCACAAAGACTGGCCACTACGCTTAATAAGATGGCTCTACTGAAAGAAATCTCAATGCCCAATGTATGTACTGCAGCCAAAGTCAAGATGGTAATGGTAATTGCCGCACCGGCCATGTTGATACTGGCGCCGAGTGGAATAGATACAGAATAGGTTTCTTCATCCAATCCAAGACGCTTCGCCAAGTTAATATTCACTGGAATATTTGCTGCCGAGCTACGGGTAAAGAAGGCGGTTACACCACTTTCACGCAAGCAAGTCCAAACTAATGGGTATGGATTACGGCGGATTTTCCAATAGACTAAAAGTGGGTTAACCAAAAATGCCACAAATACCATAGAGCCGATTAAGACACTCAATAATTCCACATAACCGCGCAATGCTACTAACCCTTTATCGGCTAAAGTTTCGGAGACCAAGCCTAACACGCCGATCGGCGCAAAAGAAATAATCACATAAACAATTTTAGATACGGCTTCAGAAAAATCGGAAATCACAATTTTTGTATTTTCGGATGCATGACGAAGCGCTAAACCTAAACCGATAGACCAGGTTAATACGCCAATAAAGTTTGCTTTAAATAGTGCATTAAGTGGATTGTCCACCATATTGAAAATAAGATCTAGCAATACATTACTAACGCCTTTTGGTGCGGAAGTAATGTCTTCTTTAACGGATAGCACCACTTCGATTGGAAACATAAAGGAAGCGATAACAGCAACAACTGCAGCTAAAAAGGTACCGAGTAGATATAAAACAATGATTGGTTTCATGCTAGTTTTGGTGCCGATTTTTTTATTGGCAATAGCTGCCATCACCAAAACAAAAATAAGCAATGGTGCCACCGCACGCAGTGAACGGACAAAAATTTGTCCCAACACACCGACTTTTTCCGCTAAGTTAAAACCTAATGCAGGTTGTAGCATGGAGCTGATCTGCGCCACGATAATACCGAACAGCAAACCAATAGCAATGCGTTTAACCAAATTACCTTGGAAAAACAAAGAAATTAAACGGGAAATATTCATAATGAGTTTTAATGATTTTGTGCAAATAAACTTTATGTTGATATTCGAATCAGAATTGATCCACCTAAGAGGAAATAAAGATAGCTTAAAACTTAGATAAAGAAAATATGAATTAAGAGATTTTTTTGACTTTATAAAAAACTTTGAGATTTTATTTAATTACCATTTAAAAAATTACCCAATTTATTAAATTTAATTAGAACCATAATAGCAGTTATCATGAAAGCCCTGAAAAATTTTTATGTTTACCTGTTGACTTACTGTATATAACAACAGTACATTACCACTGTACAAAAACACAGTTAACTTAGAGGAATCAATATGAGCTACCAAAACCACATCATACCCCAACACCATCAAGTTTTTTCTTACCAGCCAATGCCTTTTTTTGAGGATATGAAAAACGAAAAAACTAACTTTAATAAAAAACTTGATCTTAATTTGTATTGCATCAGACGCCCGCAACAAACCTGTTTTATCCGTGTCACAAATCCGAATATGTTGGCTTGGGGTATTGAAGAAGGCGATATGTTGGTCGTGGAAGATAATAACGAATTATTTGTGGAAGAGTTGGTTGTGTTAGAAATAAATAACGAATTCCATGTATATGAATTTATTGCCCACACTAATGGCGAATTTATATTCTTATCCTTAGATTCACAAATGCAAAATATCAAAACTGATAACTGGCGCAACTTGCCGATTGTCGGCACAGTGACAAATGTGATTCATCAATTACATCGTAAGAATACTATGCGTTTCGCTGCATAAATTCTAAAAAAATAGCCTATTGATTGCA from Aggregatibacter aphrophilus ATCC 33389 includes the following:
- the dinB gene encoding DNA polymerase IV, which gives rise to MSDTLNTKPRKIIHIDMDCFYASIEIRENPALADKPVAVGGCAEQRGVLTTCNYIARKFGLHSAMSTAQALKLCPNLVLLPVNMPLYRAVSQQIHQIFQRYTSIIEPLSLDEAYLDVTDCDKCAGSATWIAQEIRRAIFNELHLTASAGIAPLKFLAKIASDQNKPNGQFVIEPKEVSNFVANLPLKNIPGVGKVTSEKLLQMGLVCCADVQKTERHLLLNLFGKMGQRIWQYSHGIDEREIQPHRERKSVGVETTLLSNIHQLEEGVDVLATLYPQLVKRVQRACPEMPLAQLRKIGVKLKFEDFQVTTLEKSAVEFSSENFQQLLGQIWARRQGRSIRLIGLHVTLPEEKASEQMSLW
- the sstT gene encoding serine/threonine transporter SstT, producing the protein MNISRLISLFFQGNLVKRIAIGLLFGIIVAQISSMLQPALGFNLAEKVGVLGQIFVRSLRAVAPLLIFVLVMAAIANKKIGTKTSMKPIIVLYLLGTFLAAVVAVIASFMFPIEVVLSVKEDITSAPKGVSNVLLDLIFNMVDNPLNALFKANFIGVLTWSIGLGLALRHASENTKIVISDFSEAVSKIVYVIISFAPIGVLGLVSETLADKGLVALRGYVELLSVLIGSMVFVAFLVNPLLVYWKIRRNPYPLVWTCLRESGVTAFFTRSSAANIPVNINLAKRLGLDEETYSVSIPLGASINMAGAAITITILTLAAVHTLGIEISFSRAILLSVVASLCACGASGVAGGSLLLIPLACSLFNVSDDVAAQMIGVGFIIGILQDSTETALNSSTDVLFTAAACMADEQKYLKS
- a CDS encoding LexA family protein; amino-acid sequence: MSYQNHIIPQHHQVFSYQPMPFFEDMKNEKTNFNKKLDLNLYCIRRPQQTCFIRVTNPNMLAWGIEEGDMLVVEDNNELFVEELVVLEINNEFHVYEFIAHTNGEFIFLSLDSQMQNIKTDNWRNLPIVGTVTNVIHQLHRKNTMRFAA